From the Paludisphaera rhizosphaerae genome, the window TCGTGACGCGGCTCTCGCCGCCGACGTCGCCATAGAGCCTCCCCTGCTTTGCCACGACCTTCGTGATGAACGGGAGAAGGGCCTCGCGACGAGCCTGAACGGTCTCGCGGTCGAACGCCGCCTTCGTCGCCTCGGGGTGAGCCAGGCCCCCTTCCTTCTTGGTCAACAGCGCGCGGTCGGCCCCGCCGAAGACCTCCTGCCAACGCAGGCCGTCGGACATGACCAAAATCACGTTCTTCGTCCGGGTCTTCGCCAATGCCGGTGTCGAGGGGCTCGGCGCGTCGTCGGCCAGGGCGGCGGACGTCACGCCGAGGGTCAGGATCGCGGTCGCGATGCGGAGGAGGCTCATGGAGAGAATCCCGGTGTGGAGTTCGAAGGTAGACGGCAGGCGCGATGGAGCGGACGAAACCGGAACGGCCGTCCAATTGGAACCGATCCACGGCGGTCGTTCAACTCTCAGGGGAGGTCGCCCTGCTCCGCCAACGCGTCGAACGTCAATCCCTGGTCTTCGATGAGTTGGGCGACCTTCTTGCGGTACCTGAAGTAGCGGAAGGAGTGGGAGGGATGAGTCTCGCCGGCGGCGAGGATCCGGTTCCCTTCCTCCTCCGGGAAGCTGCCTCCGCCGGCCACGTAGTCGCAATAGCCCTCGACGATCCAGTTGGGGAGCCGCAAGGATCGCCAGAGCCCCAGGCGTCGGCGGATCAGGCCGTGGGTCGCTTCGTGGGCGATCAGGCCGGAGAAAGCACGGCTGTTGTACTCCGGGGCGCGGCTGTAGGCCACGTCGGCGTCGATGTCGGCCGAGGCGACGAACACGTTGTCGGTCAGCACGATGGAGACCGCGAACGCCCCGCCGCTGAGGGGCGCGAACAGGCGATAGAGCCAGGGCGAGTTGCACAGGAAGATCCGCTCTCGTCGGCCGGGCGCGGATAGTTCGCTGCGGTCGATCAGGTCGCGGGCCTTCGCCAGCCGTTCGGCGGCGCTCGCGGGGATCGGCCGGGTCGAGTAGAGGGTGACGCCTCGTTCGCTGATGCTGTGGGCGAAGAGCATCTGGGGATAGACGTGGAGGAAGGCGTACGCCAGCGCTATCAGCACGCTCAGACGCCGAACGCGCTGCAGCACGCGCCCGAGCCGTGTACTGGGCGAGGGACGGCCAAGGCCCAGGGCCTTTCGCAAGAATTGAGCCGCCCGCTTTCTCATCGTCGCCCCCGTGTCTCGTGGCAAGAGCCTCTCAGAACCACCGCGGGTGGTCGGCGCCGAGATCGTCGACGCCTCGCGTGATCAACCTTGGATTTGTCCCGTCGGCGCCCATCAGCCAGATCGCGGGGGCCTCGCCGACCTTCGCGCGACAGAAGACGATGGACTCGCCGTCGGGCGACTCGCTCGCCCGGAAATCCCACGCGGGCGGGTTGTTGTGAGTTAGCGAGGCGATTGCGCCGTCCTTCGGATCGAGGCGGACGATCTCGGTCCCTCCTCGGGCGAGGTCCGGCTTGTAATCGCGGTTGAAGTGGTCGACGTCGGGGCGTTGGGCCTGATACTCCCAGGCGACCCTGGAGTCGGGCAGCCGGCGCGGGAAGAGGATGCGGCCGTCGCGCGTCCAGGCGGGCGTATTGGAGCCGCCGCCGCGTGTGTTCGGGTCGCCGTAGGTCGCCGCGAACCACATCGAGCCGCCGGTCGTGAGGACGCGATGCTCGGGGCCGATGCAGACGTCGGCCCAGTCGTGGCCAGGGTCGGTCCCCGGCGTGCAGTCGACGTAGAGGACGTGCCGACCGTCGGGCGACCACGAGGTGCCGAAGTAGAGGTGCCCCTCCTTCGCCGCCACAAGCCTGCGGTCCCCGCCTTCGAGGTCGCTGGTCCAGACCTGGTATCCGGCCGGACTCGCCAGGTGGAACGCCACGCGACGCCCGTCGGGGTGCAGGCTCAGGCCGTACGGGAGCCCTTCCCCGGCCTTCGTGAATTCGCGGGGGTCCGAGCCGTCGAGCTTGACGCTGAAGATCTGCCCGACGTTCTTCCGGACGACCTGCACGAGCAGCCGGTCCTCCCCCAGCACCAGCGCCGGCGTGACGAACGGGGCGAGCCGGTCCTTCGTGCAAAGCTCCTGGAGCGAGCCCCCCTCCAGGTCATAGGCCCAGATGTGGGTGGGAGTCTGAGTGTAGTACTCCCCGAAGGGACGCCCCGGCCCGTCGCGCCGGGGTTCCATGCTCAGCAAGAGGAGGCGGCCGTCCCGGAGAGTCCCCGTCGGCTGCCAGGTGGCTTGCTGCGTCGGCGATTGGAAGTCCAGGTCGCGGACCTTCTCGCCGTCGAAGAGGCCGGTCTTCCCTCGCGACGTGAACAGGAAGCGGGACGGCTTGCGAAGGGTCGAGTCGCCGCTCGCCCGGGAGCCAAGGGCAACCGCCAGCGATGCCGCTCCGAGGAAAGCCCGACGCGTCACAGCGAATGGTTGCGATCCGGCCATTGGACTACTCTCCCGTCTCGATGACGACCAACGCTCTTCTGACGGTTGCCAATCGATGACGGAGACAGCCATAACGGCTTTCCCCCCTCGCGGGGGAAGGTGGCCCGAAGGGCCGGATGAGGGGGGATCGGCGTCGCCTTGAGAGCGATCCACCGGATGCGCATGCGACGGCGGTCGTCCCCCCTCATCTGATCGCTCTGCGATCTGTCTTCCCCCGCGAGGGGGGAAGACCGTTCTTCGTTCCCGCCGTCGGCGGTTCAAGGCTTCGCGGCGTTCCAGACCTTGATGTCGTCGAAGCAGCCGTCCTTGCCGGCGACGCCCAGCTCGATCTTGGACTTGGTGGCGTGGCCGATCCCGGACGACTTCAGGTAGCCGGAGGGCTTGCCGTCGATCGTCACCCGCATCTCGTCGCCGACGGTCTCGACGACCATCGTGTACCACTTGCCAGTCTCGAACTTGGCGGGGAAGGTGACGCTCTTGCCGGCGACCAGCTTGGCGGCCTCGGCCTTGCGGGCGGGGTCCTTGCGCATCTCGTAGACGTCGTTGCGCATGCCGCCGTCGCGCTCGTCGATCAGGGTGATCCCGTTCAGCCGGGCCACGGCGCGGCAGATGTGGCCGTAGTGCGACCCCTTGTACTCGCGGTCGTCGAACTCGACGTCGATCATCGTGGCGCCGTCAAAGCGGATCTTGACCTCCACGATGCTGTCCTTCGTCGGCACGCTCAGCCCGTGGACCGCCGCATGGGCGGTAACCGCCGGCTTGCCGTCGGCCGCCGGGATGTTCTTATCCCGCGTCTGCGTCCCCTTCAGCACGCCCCCCTCAAAGGCGAACGTGGGGACGACCTTGTGCCAGGCCTTGTCGGGCTGCCCCTCGAAGTCGTCGGCGAACAGCAGCTCCTTCTTCACGGCGATCGTTTCCGCCGGAATCGCCGGCGGCTCGGCGGCGAACGACGAGGAGGCGGAGGCGGCGAGAACGGCGGCGATCAGACCGGCTGGAATCCGATGTACGCTCATGTTTGGCTCGCGTTGGGGGTGGGAGGGACGAGGACGCCACATCGTAGGAGATCCGTCGGAGTCGCACAAGGACGCACGCCCGCAGGCGGAATCCAGTGGCAAGGGGCGATCGACAAGGCTATCGTGACGATTGATGGATCCGGGCGCCCGCCATTGCGCGAGACGCCCACTGGCGGGCGGTCGTGCGACGCCCCCCTTGACCTCGATCGGCCCCGACCGGCCTGAGGCCCCACCACCCTTCCCGCCCAGGGAGACTCGTGATGAGCCGACTCTGCGGACCTTCCGTCGCCCTCCTGCTGAGTCTCGCCGCGCCCGTGTTCGCGGCCGACGCCCAGCTCCAGTACAACCGCGACGTCCGCCCGATCCTGGCCGAGAACTGCTTCGCCTGCCACGGGCCCGACTCGGCCGCGCGCAAGGCCGACCTCCGGCTAGACCGTCGCGAGGACGCCGTCGAAATGGGGGCGGTCGAGCCCGGCAAGCCCGGCGAGAGCACGCTCGTCGAGCGGATCGATTCGACGGACAAGAAGGAGATGATGCCGCCGCCGTCGTCGCATAAGACGCTGACGGCCGAGCAGAAGGACGTGCTCAAGCGCTGGATCGCCCAGGGGGCCGAGTACCAACCCCACTGGTCGCTGATCGCGCCGACGCGGCCGACCCCGCCCAAGGTCGCCGACGCCTCGTGGGGCCGCAACCCGATCGACGCGTTCATCCTCGCCGCGCTCGAAGCGAAGGGGCTGAAGCCCGCGCCCGAGGCCGACCGCCGGACGCTCGCCCGCCGCCTCAGCCTGGACCTCACCGGCCTGCCGCCGAAGCCGGAGCGCGTCGAGGCGTACGTCGCCGACGCCGCTCCGGACGCCTACGAGAAGTACGTCGACTCCCTGCTGGAGTCGCCCGCCTGGGGCGAGCACCGAGGCCGATACTGGCTCGACGCCGCCCGATACGCCGACACCCACGGCTTCCACTTCGACAACTACCGCGAGATGTGGTCGTACCGCGACTGGGTCGTCGAGGCCTTCAACGCCAACATGCCCTTCGACCGCTTCACCATCGAACAACTCGCCGGCGATCTGCTCCCCGACCCCTCGCTGGCGCAGCGGGTGGCCTCGGGCTTCTGCCGCTGCGGGATGTCGACCAACGAAGGGGGTACGATCGCCGAGGAGAACCTCGTCGGCTACACCCGCGACCGGACCGAGACCGTTGGCCAGGTCTTTCTGGGGATGACCGTCGGCTGCGCGGTCTGCCACGACCACAAGTTCGACCCGCTCCCCCAGCGCGAGTTCTACTCGCTCTCCGCGTTCTTCAACAACGTCACCCAGCCGGCGTACGACGGCAACGTCAAGGACTCGTCGCCCATCGAGCCCGTTCCCCGTCCCGAGGACGCCAGGCGCTGGGGCGAACTGCCCGGCCTGATCACGGCCGCGAATGAGGCCCTCAACACCCGCGCGAAGGCCGCCCGCGGCGAGTTCGACGGCTGGCTCGCCCCCCAAACGGCCGAGACGATCGCCGCCATGCTGCCGACGAAGGACCAGACGCTCGTCGTCGGCCTTCCCGATCGCGGCGAGGGTATGCCCCGCGTGGCCTTTGAGTCGGCCGAGGCGGGGGACTTCGAGAAGGATCGCGGCTTCTCCTACGGGGCCTGGATCAAGCTGCCGGCGAAGGGCTCGACGGGTTCGGTCGTCGCTCGGATGGACGACCCCAAAACTCATCGCGGCTGGGACCTCTGGATCGACGGCCGGAAGGTCGGCACCCACATCATCAACACCTGGCCTAACGACGCCCTCCGCGTGATGACCGCCGACGACGTCCCGGCCGACGTCTGGACCCACGTCCTGGTGACGTACGACGGTTCCGGCAAGGGCGCCGGCGTGAAGATCTACGTCGACGGCCAGGAGAAGCCGGCGCGGATCACCAGCGACAAGCTCAAGGGGACCATCCGGACGAGCGTGCCGCTGAAGGTCGGCCGACGGAACGTCGGCGGCGTGCTGGCGGGCGTGGGGATCGCCGAGGTCCGCGTCCACGCCCGGGCCCTTTCCGCCGACGAGGCCGCCGACCTCGCGGGGCTGGGCCGCGCCTGGGCCTTGCTCGCCAAGCCCGCCGACCGTCGCACCGCCGCCGAAACCGACGCCGTCTTCGCCTGGTGGCTGGCGAACCGCGATCCCTCCTCGCGCGACCTCCGGGCCGGCCTCGCCGCGCTGGATAAGGAACGCGAAGCCATCAAGGAACGCGGAACGGTCGCCTACGTGATGAAGGAAAAATCGGAGGCCGCCGGGGCCTTCCTCCTCTATCGAGGCCAGTACGACCAGCGTCGGGATCCGCTCAAGCCGACCACCCCCGCCGCCCTGCCGCCGATGTCCGAGGAACTCCCGCGCAATCGGCTGGGCTTCGCCGAGTGGCTCTTGCGGCCGGAGCATCCGCTCACGACCCGCGTGACGGTCAACCGCTTCTGGCAGGAGGTCTTCGGTCAGGGGATCGTTCGGACGGCCGGCGACCTGGGCGTCAGCGGCGAACTCCCCATCAACCCCGAGTTGCTCGACTGGCTGGCCGTCGAGTTCCGCGAGTCGGGATGGGACATGAAGCGGTTCTTCAAGCTGCTGGTCACGTCGTCGACCTATCGTCAGTCGGCCGCGGCGACGCCCGAGAAGCTGGAGAAGGACCCGGGGAACCGGCTCCTGTCGCGCGGGCCGAGGTTCCGCATGGACGCCGAGATGATCCGCGACTACGCCCTGGCCGCCTCCGGCCTGCTGGTCGAAAAGGTCGGCGGCCCAAGCGTCCGGCCCTACCAGCCCGAGGGGGTCTGGGAGGCCGTCGCCATGCCGGAGAGCAACACCCGGAACTACAAGCCCGACAAGGGCGAAGGCCTTTACCGCCGCAGCATGTACACTTTCTGGAAACGCGCCGCGCCCCCCGCGTCGCTGGAGGTCTTCAACGCCCCCAGCCGCGAGACCTGCACCGTACGTCGCGAGCGGACCGACACGCCCCTGCAGGCGCTCGTCACCCTCAACGACCCCCAGTTCGTCGAGGCCGCCCGGACCCTCGCCCAGCGCGTGCTGACGACCGCCCCTTCCTTCGAGGCCCGCGCCGACATGCTGGCGCGTCGGACCCTCTCCCGGCCGTTCCGCCCTGAGGAAACCTCCGTCGTCCGCGAGTCGCTCGACCGCCTGTTCGCCTACTACCGCGACCACCCCGAGGACGCCGAGAAACTCCTGGCCGTCGGCGATTCCCCCCGCGACCCCAACCTCCCCCCCGCCGAAGCCGCCGCCTGGACGATGCTTGCGAACGAGGTGCTGAATCTGGACGAGGTTCTGAACAAGTAGGGGCACCCCTTGTGGGTGCCCTGATCGCCGTGGACATCCGATGGCGGTTGGGCGCCCACGAGGGGCACCCCTACAACCGCCATTCTCCTTAAGTCACCGCGCCGCATTCAGGCCCTTGAACAGGTCCAGGATCACGGCGGTGATCTTGGGGGCGGCTTCGGGCTCGACGCGGTTGACGCCCAGCCAGGTTTCATACCCGCCGATCTCGAAGTGCCGCGGGGTGGGAAGATAGCCGTAGGTGCCGTTGGCGAGTTCCATGGTGAACGTCGGCTTGAACGGGCTCTTCGCCTTGATTTCCAGGCCCATCTCGGCGAAGACCTCGAAGGGAATCGCCGCGATCCCCAGGTCGCCGACGCGGAAGGCCTGAAGGAGGATCGTCACCTCGGCGGGGGCGTCGAGGTGTTCGATGGTCCGCGGGGCGAAGTTCCGCTCCAGGTTGTGGTGCCTCGGAGCGTCGGTCGGCTTGGCGAGCACGGCCTTGGCGAATTCCAGTTCCTCGGGAGTCGGCTTGCGAACTTTCAAGACCAGTTCCCGGCTCGCCGCGGCGAGTTTAGCGCCCTCACGGAACTCGACCTTCGCGTACGTCTCGGCCACGCGCTTGGCCAGGTCGTCGGCGACGAGGGCCATCTTGGCGTAGGGAGCCATCGGCGCGGCGGGTGGATTCTGCACGTCGATGTTGTTGACGTCGCCGCTCGTGCCGTTGGAGAGAATCCCGACGAACGGCGGGTTGTGCAGCGGGTCGATCCCCAGGCGTTCGCCCAACTTGCGGGCGAAGACGGCGAAGTAATCAGCCGAGAGGTGCCCATTCGGCACCCCGCCGACGTAATGCAGCGAGTAATTCGCCAGCACGGCGATCGGCCGGCCGTCCGGCGTCTTCACGGCGAGGAAGGCGACCTGGGGGTCGGTGGGGCCGGCATATTCCAGGCGGTCAGGGTTGCGCCCGGGGTTCATCTGAGCCCGGTCGACGCCCCCCAGCGGGTTCTTGACCGTCTTCCCCGGCTTGAGCAGCCAACGGCGGTTGAAAACGTGCTCGGGGGCGTCAACCGTTCCCCAGCCGACGTGCGCCGGGGCGAGGTTCCCCGCAGCCAGCCGAACGGCGTCGGCGATCCGGCGGGCCAGGAACGTCTGGTAGTCGCTCATCCCGCCGCCGCCCTCGTCGGGCGTGAGCCGATTCCTGGATCGGCCGCTGGTCGCCGAGTGCGTGTGCGTGGCCGAGCCCAGCAGGTTCCCCTCGGGGATCCCCGTCTTCTCGGCGACGATCTTGCGGGCGGCGTCGAAAACGTCCCGCGAGACGCCGACGCTGTCGACGACCGCAAACGCCAGCCGGGTCGTGCCGTCGTCGAGCACCAGGGCCCGGACCTGGATCGGGTCGTGAAGATGGGTCGCCGGCGGGGTCTCAAAGTTGCCCACGATCGGCTCGTCCAGATACGGCGTGGCGTCGACGACGGCCGCCCCGGCGCGAATCGGGGGATCGGCGGCGAAGGCCTCGGAAGCGGCGACGAACGCCCAGGCAAACGCCGCAAGTGCCGACGGAAACCAGAGGTTGCGGGAGATTCGCATGGTTCGGCGGGTCCGGTGGGGGTGGTGGTTGGCGCGGGTTTCGCTACAAATATCCCGACCGTCGGACCCGAACAAGTCCCCAGAGGACCTTGGCGGCGTGAAGAGCCGTCGAGGAATCCAAGTGCTTGCTGAGAAGGCCTAGACGTCCTAGGATGTTGCGATAAGGGGTTGGAGCGCCCCTCATCGTCGGCGGGCCTGCCCCCCACGTCTCGACGATGGCAGTCGTCGCCGTGCGGCCTACTCGCCATAGAACCATGAGGTTGACGTGATCGGTCAGACACCGGATCGCCTGAAGACGCGGAAGCCCGGGCCGTTCGACCTGGGCGTGTCGGCTCGCTGGCTGGAAGCCCACGTGCGGCCCGTGATTCGTCGGGGGCCGCTGTCGCCCCGCGAAACGGCCCTGGCCGACCGGCTCAAGCAGCTCAAGCGCGAGGCGGGCTCCCACTCCCCCAGCGCTCCGACCATCCTCAAGATGATCCCCGAGCTCCGGATGCGGGTGGACGCCTGCTTCCTCTCGAACCCCTACGCCACCGAGCTGTTCCTCGACAACCTTTACCGGGAAGTCATTCGGCCGGGCAAACTGCGCAAGCTGCTGGAGTTTTACCCGTCCCAGAATCGGGTAATCGCGGGCAAGCTGGCGAGCGTCCTGAAGCTCTCCGCCGACCGCCTGTTCATCGGCAACGGGGCCATCGAGATCATCCAGGCGATCCTTCACCGCTTCACGGGCGGCAAGGTCCTGGTGAATCTGCCGACCTTCTCCGCCTACCACGAGTTCGCCCGGCCCGACACGGAGGTCGTCTACAACACGCTCCGCAAAGAGGACGACTTCCGGTTCGACGTCGGCGAGTACCTGGAGACGGTCCGTCGCGAGAAGCCCGATACGGTCGTCATCATCAATCCCAACAACCCCGACGGCGGCTACATCCCCCACGCGAAGCTCGTGGCGATGCTGGAGGAGATGCGGGACGTCCCCAACATCCTCGTCGACGAGAGCTTCATCCACTTCGCCTGCGAGGGGGACGGC encodes:
- a CDS encoding TolB family protein, yielding MAGSQPFAVTRRAFLGAASLAVALGSRASGDSTLRKPSRFLFTSRGKTGLFDGEKVRDLDFQSPTQQATWQPTGTLRDGRLLLLSMEPRRDGPGRPFGEYYTQTPTHIWAYDLEGGSLQELCTKDRLAPFVTPALVLGEDRLLVQVVRKNVGQIFSVKLDGSDPREFTKAGEGLPYGLSLHPDGRRVAFHLASPAGYQVWTSDLEGGDRRLVAAKEGHLYFGTSWSPDGRHVLYVDCTPGTDPGHDWADVCIGPEHRVLTTGGSMWFAATYGDPNTRGGGSNTPAWTRDGRILFPRRLPDSRVAWEYQAQRPDVDHFNRDYKPDLARGGTEIVRLDPKDGAIASLTHNNPPAWDFRASESPDGESIVFCRAKVGEAPAIWLMGADGTNPRLITRGVDDLGADHPRWF
- a CDS encoding DUF1553 domain-containing protein; amino-acid sequence: MSRLCGPSVALLLSLAAPVFAADAQLQYNRDVRPILAENCFACHGPDSAARKADLRLDRREDAVEMGAVEPGKPGESTLVERIDSTDKKEMMPPPSSHKTLTAEQKDVLKRWIAQGAEYQPHWSLIAPTRPTPPKVADASWGRNPIDAFILAALEAKGLKPAPEADRRTLARRLSLDLTGLPPKPERVEAYVADAAPDAYEKYVDSLLESPAWGEHRGRYWLDAARYADTHGFHFDNYREMWSYRDWVVEAFNANMPFDRFTIEQLAGDLLPDPSLAQRVASGFCRCGMSTNEGGTIAEENLVGYTRDRTETVGQVFLGMTVGCAVCHDHKFDPLPQREFYSLSAFFNNVTQPAYDGNVKDSSPIEPVPRPEDARRWGELPGLITAANEALNTRAKAARGEFDGWLAPQTAETIAAMLPTKDQTLVVGLPDRGEGMPRVAFESAEAGDFEKDRGFSYGAWIKLPAKGSTGSVVARMDDPKTHRGWDLWIDGRKVGTHIINTWPNDALRVMTADDVPADVWTHVLVTYDGSGKGAGVKIYVDGQEKPARITSDKLKGTIRTSVPLKVGRRNVGGVLAGVGIAEVRVHARALSADEAADLAGLGRAWALLAKPADRRTAAETDAVFAWWLANRDPSSRDLRAGLAALDKEREAIKERGTVAYVMKEKSEAAGAFLLYRGQYDQRRDPLKPTTPAALPPMSEELPRNRLGFAEWLLRPEHPLTTRVTVNRFWQEVFGQGIVRTAGDLGVSGELPINPELLDWLAVEFRESGWDMKRFFKLLVTSSTYRQSAAATPEKLEKDPGNRLLSRGPRFRMDAEMIRDYALAASGLLVEKVGGPSVRPYQPEGVWEAVAMPESNTRNYKPDKGEGLYRRSMYTFWKRAAPPASLEVFNAPSRETCTVRRERTDTPLQALVTLNDPQFVEAARTLAQRVLTTAPSFEARADMLARRTLSRPFRPEETSVVRESLDRLFAYYRDHPEDAEKLLAVGDSPRDPNLPPAEAAAWTMLANEVLNLDEVLNK
- a CDS encoding pyridoxal phosphate-dependent aminotransferase — protein: MIGQTPDRLKTRKPGPFDLGVSARWLEAHVRPVIRRGPLSPRETALADRLKQLKREAGSHSPSAPTILKMIPELRMRVDACFLSNPYATELFLDNLYREVIRPGKLRKLLEFYPSQNRVIAGKLASVLKLSADRLFIGNGAIEIIQAILHRFTGGKVLVNLPTFSAYHEFARPDTEVVYNTLRKEDDFRFDVGEYLETVRREKPDTVVIINPNNPDGGYIPHAKLVAMLEEMRDVPNILVDESFIHFACEGDGFGYRTLTRDLDRFPNLMVVKSMSKDFGVAGIRAGYAVMAPERVKTLLDNGYLWNSSGLAEYFFDLYSRPEFQVEYERKRIHYIRHSRRFFKALTTLPGVHVYPTHANFALVELRRDDMTAEDLVCRLLVRRGIYARACDDKKGLEPGRFIRIASRTRSENRYVLRGLKEALR